ACCCGGCGGTGTTTGGAGCTCACGGTGTCGCCCAGTCGGGTTGTGACCGAGGAAGAGGCAGGCAGGTTGTTGTCGGTCAAGGAGGCCGGCAAATGAGCCGGTTTGTTTGTTGCTGGTGCGGTGCGCTGTTTGGCGCGGCGCGGACTCCAGAGCCAAGCCATGGTACGTGTCCGCGCTGTGCGGCCCTGGGCTTTGCAGCGCTCGATGCTATGGCGGGGCCCTGTGTCAGCGTCCCCTGTCCCCCGGGGTAAGGCGGTGGCTCATGGATGATCTGCTGGACCAATGGGTTGAGGCTCTGGCGATATTTGCCACCTGGATGGGTGTGTTGGTATTTGCCGGGCAAATCATCAGGGGGTTTTGTGGCGCGTAACGAGATGATTGCAGCGATGCACAAAGCAGAGGCCCGGATCAGGGCTTCGTTGTCGGGCCAGGTCAGAGTTTATACGCGGGAGGAGATCGATGTCATTGCAAAGACCCTCGAGCCGCCGCGGGTCGTCCGAAGCGACCCGTATTTTTACGGCGTCAGATATCGATGACTGGATGGCGGCGCACACGGTGAGATGTGAGCGGTTGGGATCGCGTATCGAGCCGGGCTTTTGCAAGAGCTACCGGCAGGACAGGATTGCTTGTCATGGTTGCCTGCAGGCCGCGGAGATGGATAGGCTGGCACAGGGTCATAAAGAGATTATCAAAGAGGAGGTGGATGTGGGTACAGGGGAAACAAAGGCATGTTTGGAGTGTAGAGCAACCGGCAAGAGGATCATCGGGCGAGGTCTTTGCGGGGCGTGTTACAGCCGCCTCCGCGCCTCCGGCGGTCTGGACGCAAAGTATCCCAAGGGCGGCAGGGCTACCGCCAGTAACCCTGAAACCGGTGTCACTCCCTCGCCCACGGTCGAGACTGACGAGGAGGTGGAACAGCCCACAGCGGGGCAGCCTGTGGCAACGATCGCCACGCGGTATGACGACTGTCCTGGAATTACCGCCGCCCGCGAGTGGGCCGAATCCCGGCTATGCCCTGAAGAAGGTGCTGATCCCTCACCTACAGTTGGTACTGAAGAGACCGTCGCTCCGCCCACAACGCCACGGCCGGTGAAGGTGGAGGGCCCATTATCTGACTCCCAGCAAGGGGTCAGTGCCTTTGACCAATTTGTCTCAAACGCGATAGCCAGCATACAGAATCGGTTAAGTGGGGTTACCCCGGAAGACGTACTGATCGATGGCCTTGATTTTGTCCACGTCCGTTTCCTGCCGGGTGACGCGGATCTGTTGGCGTTTCTGCAGGGCTGGGCACGCGAAGAGCGTCGCACCGTCGAGCAGCAGATACTCGCGATCCTCGACAACGCCAAGGCCGCGGCGGATAAGGAGACGATATGATCTACCGCGATTGTCTGACCTGTCGTCAGCAAGCCCTCTGCCCGGCCAAGCCCGAGCATTGCCGCGAGGCGTTGTTTGCCCATGGTCGCGGGTTACCCCACCAGTCTGTCGGGACTACCAGCCTCGCTACTCTCGTGGTGTTGATGGTGTCCTCGATGTCGCTCCCTCCCCGCGCCCCTCCCATCCCCGTGGCGTCACCAGTATTAATCATGGAGGTTCGGCATGTTGAGCATCAAGCTCGAGGGTATAGAGCAGGCCATGCGGATGTTTGACCCCAAGGTCGTCAGCCCCGCCGCCAGCCAGGCAATCAACGATGCGGCCCGAGCGGGGCGGGCGGAAGCGGCACGTGCTCTGCTGGGCAAATGGAATCTGAAAGCGGGCAAGGTCAACGCCGAACTCAAGAATATCAAGTTTGCCAGGATCGGGGATCTGACCGCCACTATCCAGGCGAAGGGCCGCCCGATCAGCCTGCAGTATTTTGGCTTCAAGGAAGTGCGCCGCACGGTCAAAGGCAAGGGCGGGAAGTATCGGCAGGTCAAGGGTGTCACCGGCTCGGTGCTCAAGGCCGGTGGTGGCAAGTCCTACCCTGGCGCCTTCACGGCAACCATGCTCAGCGGACACAATGGCGTGTTCATGACTGAGAAGCGATTCTTTGGCCTCAGCGATTACGGGTACAACAAGCCGACCCGGGCAGGTACGCCGGGCAGCGCGGCAGGACGCCTGTGGTCAGCATGTCGACCGTCACCATCGCCACCATGTTCAACCAGGTCCCCGTGCAGCAAGCCACGGTCAATGCTGTCGAGGCACGGTTCCAGTCACGGTTTGGGCACCACATTGACCGGCTCATGGACAAATGATCGCGGGTCCTCCCTGGCGATCCGGTGATTACGGGCGGCAAAGCCCCGGGCTTTGAGTCCATTTAAATTTTTTGTTGGTCGTGAAAAATTGAATGAGGGTTGCAAAAAAATGGCGCAATTTCGGGAGGTTGCAAATAGCGAAGGGCTGCAGGGGCCTGTCAGTTGGTTGCCCGATGATGTGTGGCTGAATTGTCGGCCCGGTTTTTTGACGCGGACACCTGCACGGACTGGTTCCTGGGCCGCTGTTATCCCGACGGGCCGGAGTGTCCTCGCTGCGGCGCGCCGATCACCGGCGAGCGGGCATTGGCGCGCTGGCGGGCGTTGCAGCGCCTGACCTGTCCGCATTGCGGCCGCAAAGTCAAGGCGACCACGGGGACCCTGCTCCAGGAAGCCCGCATCGATCCTCGCCAGCTATTTATCGCCCTGTCCATGCTCGGCCTCGGCGCCGATCCGGCGGCCATCGCCCGCATTGTTGGCGTCACCCCCGCGACGGTGTTGACCTGGCGTGACAAGGTCCGCGCCCTGGCGGAGGTCTGCCAGTGACCGACCCACAAAACAAAGTGGTCGATCTGGCCGCCCAGGTCGAAGAACGCCTCCGGCAGGAAGCCGCCGAACTCGCGGCGGCAGAGCCGAAAAAAGACGAGGCCCCGCCGGCAACTGGCGGACCCGACGACCCACGATTTATTATGCGGTGCCTGGCAAACAACGAGCGTGGCGACGGGATACTGTTCACCGCGCTGCAGCGGGACCAGTACGTCTACAACAAAACAAATGGCCTGTGGTACCAGTGGGAAGGTCACCACTGGAGCATCGATAAGCTCAACCGCGCACAACAGCCGTCGAGAGCGTTGCGGTCAAATATCTCGACGAGGCGGCAAAACTCCGGGCGGAGGTCGACGCATTGTCTTCCGACATGGCCGCCGCGGAAGAAAAAGCCGAAAATTGTCGCACGGCCAAGGACGAATCCGGGGCCCGAAAGGCCACGGCACTAGCTGGCCAACTCGCCGTACAGATCGATCGCGTCAACTCCAAGCTCAAAAACCTCAAAAAGCGGGTTGAGCGCCTGCGCAGTGTGCGCGGCGCCGCCAACTGCCTCACCTGGCCCACTGCGTCGAGCAACCACTCGCCATCGTCGGCGACGAAATTGACAAAAAACCGATGCTGCTGGCCTGCAAAAATGGCGTCATCGACCTTGAAACCGGCCGGCTATACCCAGGCAATCCCAGCGACTACCTGGTGCGCGCCATCCCCGTCGAGTATCACGGCATCGATTGCGTCAACCAGGACTGGGAAAAATTCCAGAGGGAGATCCACGGGGAGGAAAACACCCTGGTCGATTTCGTGCGGCGCTATTTTGGGTACAGCATCACCGGCCTGACCACGGAACAGTACCTGTCAACCTTCATCGGCGAGGGCGCTAACGGCAAGGGAACGATGTTCGAAACGCTCCACGAAGTTCTCGGGAGCTCGCCTGGTCCATTGACCCCGAGATGATCCTCGAGCAAAAAACGCTAAAAGCTCCGCCGGGCCCGCCAGATATCATATCGCTCTACGGGCGAAGGCTGGTCGTTGCCTCCGAGACAGAACAACATCGCCGCATCAGCGGAGCCAAAGTTAAACGCCTGACCGGCTCCGACACCCTCACCGGCCGGGCGCCCCACGACAAATACGAGGTCAACTTTACGCCGACGCACACCCTGGCCCTGGTGACCAACCACGCACCCAAAGGGCTGGCAGCCGACTTCGCGCTGTTTCGGCGGCTGCTCTACCTCGAATATCCGCTGCGCTACGTGGCCGATCCCGCGCTCGAAGCCCGCAGCGATCCCCAAAACGCGGCTATATATCGTCAGCGAGACCCCGATCTGCCGCGACGACTGCTCGCCAATCAACCCGGGATCCTCGCCTGGCTGGTGCGCGGCTGCCTCGAATGGCAGCGCGACGGTCTCAAGCCCCCCGACAAACTACGCGCCGCCGCCGAAGCGATCCGCCGCAACGAGGACCATCTCGCACGGTTCATCGAAGAATCCTGCCGCCGCATCGACAACGACAGTCGGCTACTGTTCAAGCTCTTTTACGGCAAATTTGAGGAGTGGTTCGCCGAAAATGTGGACGAGGAAAAACGCTACAAGCCAACCAAGAAATCCATCGCCGACCAGTTGCGCCGCAAGGGCTATCAAGTCGAAAACACCGGGGGCAGACCTACGTCTACGGTCTCGACGTCGAAGGCCTGCTGG
The genomic region above belongs to Syntrophotalea acetylenica and contains:
- a CDS encoding phage tail protein, which codes for MLSIKLEGIEQAMRMFDPKVVSPAASQAINDAARAGRAEAARALLGKWNLKAGKVNAELKNIKFARIGDLTATIQAKGRPISLQYFGFKEVRRTVKGKGGKYRQVKGVTGSVLKAGGGKSYPGAFTATMLSGHNGVFMTEKRFFGLSDYGYNKPTRAGTPGSAAGRLWSACRPSPSPPCSTRSPCSKPRSMLSRHGSSHGLGTTLTGSWTNDRGSSLAIR